Proteins found in one Exiguobacterium sp. 9-2 genomic segment:
- a CDS encoding VOC family protein, whose translation MPINPYLVFNGNTREALTFYTEVFQEEMPEIMEFGPGPGPDGQPYPPEHQTLILHAQLIVHGTRLMFSDAMPQNPVTFGQNITLALHLADVKLLHETFARLAEGGKIIMPIQKTFWSEAYGIVEDAFGVQWQVNHETSMG comes from the coding sequence ATGCCGATTAATCCGTATCTTGTCTTTAATGGAAATACCCGTGAAGCGTTGACGTTCTACACAGAGGTGTTCCAGGAAGAAATGCCGGAAATCATGGAGTTCGGACCAGGTCCTGGACCGGATGGTCAACCGTATCCACCGGAGCACCAGACACTGATTTTACACGCACAACTCATCGTTCATGGCACACGTCTCATGTTCTCAGACGCGATGCCACAAAACCCTGTGACGTTCGGACAAAACATCACGTTAGCCCTCCACTTAGCTGATGTGAAGCTTTTGCACGAAACGTTCGCACGGCTCGCTGAAGGCGGCAAGATCATCATGCCGATTCAAAAGACGTTTTGGAGTGAAGCCTATGGTATTGTCGAAGATGCGTTTGGCGTACAATGGCAGGT